The DNA segment ACGTGTATCTAAGAGTATCAGCTGCCCTGAATCGTTTATGTGTGTTAATCTCTTAACACTCACGTGTATGACTTTTGCTGGCCACTTCTTCAAGCAAAGCTTCAGAGGGCTTTGTCACTATACAATGGTTTGCTAATACCTTGAACAGATGATTCCTTTTATCTATGCCCATACAGtctcctaaaaagattttaataaagCCTACATGGCACAATTACAAGTATGGTCAAGGGTATATACCGCGACATTTGGTCTTTCTTTCCCTCAGTGATGACGCGTTGGAAATCAACCACAGCATATTGTTGGAAATTCTGGACCAGCCATGAGGCGTGTGTTCCAGCACTGGTCTCAATGCTTCTGATTGTGCGCTGTTAGTAAACCACTTAAATGTCCCGAGGATCGGCACTCACCTGTGTGCACGTGTTAATACTGCTCAATGCGCATCTCAGAGTTGTGGTGAGACTCGACTGAATTAATCCATATGACAGTACTTTGGAGGAAGTACAAAGCAATTGATAAACacaagacagaatttttttttttgtcttttttgtcttttttgccatttctttggccgctccagcggcatatggaggttcccaggctaggggtcgaatcggagctgtagccaccggcctacgccagagccacagcaacgcgggatccaagccgcgtctgcgacctacaccacagctcacggcaatgccggatccttaacccgctgagcaagggcagggaccgaacccgcaacctcatggttcctagtcggattcgttaaccactgctccacaacgggaactccaagatagcaTTGTTTTAATGGAACTAGGCTGGAGCAAAATATGGCCCATTGATTGATGTTTAAATGTCACTTCATTCCACACAACTGTCACCTGAAGGAGTTCCATTCTACCTATTGTGTGTGGCTTGTACCAGAATGAAATGGTTCAAATGTCATTTGCATACCAAATGCTGACTCCGTTGACGTTGGATTGTACAGAATCTCAAAGCTCCAGACTGCTCCTGAGCAACCAACCCTCACAGACAGGATGTGTCCGTGGCATAGGTGCCATCATTCCTCCTGCGGAGCCCATGATGCTCACGAGTAATTGGCCATAATGTGTGTTTCCACCAAGGCTGGCTGAAACCTCGGAATCCTGCCAAAAGGAGCAGCTTCAGCAGCCATTCCTCAGCTACTCTAGTAGGCACACAAGTGTTCAAATTCTACAAATGATGACATTAGAATTTTGTTTCCAAAAGATAACAAAGGGATGTGGCAGCCACAGAGAAGACTAACAACTGTCAGATAATATCTGGGAGCTCCTTGCAGTCATCACCCCTATCTTTAAATTAATGCAGAAGGAGTGCTAGTGGAGTTAGCAGTgatacaggttaaaaaaaaatgccatttaaagACCAAAAACTGCTCTCAATTGAAACGATTCAGTATTGGAGCAAAAAGTGCTATGCACGGCCTTTGTCTTCCTCCTTCCGTAAGGAGTAAGCATCTGCCTCACTTCATTAACTTCCCCCAAGTGCAATGGCGAGAGAGATGTGTTTCGTATTTCTCAAGGAAAAAGCCTTAATTATGTTTAATATGTCTAGTCAGGCAGATGAGGAAGGCGATTTTCTGTTTCAGGAGACTTTGTATCACGACTATATACAACACTCTCCATCATTTTAAGTTTGCTGTCCACAGCTTCTGTTCTGGTCCCTTGGACAGAACCCACTAATGCTAGTGTCACTGTGCTTACTTTGCTAGATTGACTGTAGTGAGTTTCGGGACCCCAAAGTCTACTGTACCCGGGAATCTAATCCCCACTGTGGTTCCGATGGCCAGACATACGGCAACAAATGCTCCTTCTGTAAGGCAGTGGTGTAAGTATCGCGCTCACCAAACCTCCCCTGCAAATGCAAACTTCCAGAATAAGACTGTAACACTTTCCTTGAGCTATCCCACAAAATTCTACTCATAATAAGCTTTAGGCAAACGGGCTGTAAACAAATAGAGCAAAAACAACCCCTTCCCCCAAATCACCTGACATTATCTAACATCTGAAAATATACTCTTTTTTACTTTACTTTGTCATTATCAAGTTGACTCAGGGAACAATTTGTTTCATTTGCATGTCTAAGAATTTTTgatacattttcttatttgtctcatttatttctaattaaaatgtcaataatttTCATCCAATTatgtttgttgctgttgttattaatatttttggaaaagatgaaagaaagatttAGAAGTGTGGTCAAGTTTGAAAAGTCCTcaaatggagttcccgctatggcccagtgggttaagaacctgccttcagtgtgggaaaagaatctccaagggaatggatatgtgtttatgtatgactgagttactctgtcgtacagcagaaattatcacaaccttgtcaatcaactacactccaaaaaaactttaaaaaaattatttggctacagtggctcaggtcactgcagaggcatgggtttgatcccgggcccagcgcagtgggttaaagggtcttgcattgccacagctatggcataggttgcggCTGTGGTtctcattcaatccctggcacgggaacttacatatgctgtgggtgtggccattaaaaaaagaaagaaagaaaatttatcaaaatcagaaacatgaaaaatgtgcAAGAAAATTTaccaataaaacattattttaccaaattatttacaactattttattttataatgaattatAGGTCGCTTAAGGCACTAGAGtccattcattcttctcttttagTCTGATGAAAAGAGCCTTTCAGTGAAGAATAGAGGAGAGGATTATCCCTTATTATCTGGACTTTTCAAACTTTACAGACCACATACTAGGAAGATTCTATCcagggccatttttttttttaagcccacatctgcagcacatagaatttcccaggctaggggctgaagtggagctgcagctgtggcctacactgcagccatggccacactggatctgagccatatttatgacctatgcctcagcttgcagctacaccagatccttaacccactgagcaaggccagggatcaaaccggcatcctcacagatgttatgttgggttcctaacccactaagccacaaagggaactcccagggctgaCATTTATTGAATTATCTGCTTatacaagaaacagaaaaggtgCTGTAGATTTTAGCCTATTGCTTGTGAGATTCCTGATTAGGTGTAatttataattaacaaaaatGTATTCAATCAATCAGCAATCTTTCGGTCTGCTTGCTCTAAAGCAAGAGGATTTAAGCGAGAAAAAAGTTATCCCACTTCTTCGACCACTGTCACCCTTCTCTTCTGTTAGATTCTTTTATAAATGCCTTAATTTCCCACAGTTTAGACATAGAATTCCAAAGCACAGGGATTATTTAAATTCCTATTCAATATTAACagggataaatacccagaatgCTATTAACAAATACCGCATCAATATATGAGATATATGTGCCTACATTTATACATAACATCTCAGACAAATCGATATCAACATCTTGCCAGAAAGGTGAAAGGTGAAATTTGATTCAATGGTCCCCTACTACTGAGAAGGCCTGAATATATGTCTGCTTGAAGATGCCAATTGCCTGAATGTTTGGCTCAGCTTCTCACACTGTCTATCAGGTTAGAACTGACAGACTAGTCTCTTTGCCATTATATCTCCTGCCACTTTTACCTTTTCCATTTGTACTAATATTTACTCTCAGATAATGAACAATTAAAACCAaaaggtctaggagttcctgccatggcacagcagaaaggaatctgactgggaatcatgaggttgtgggttcgatccctggcctcactcagtgggttaaggatccggtgttgccatgagctgtggtgtaggtcgaagatgtggctcagatctggcgttgctgtggctgtggtgtaggctggcagctgtagctctgattagacccctagcctgggaacctccataggctgcaggtgcagccctaaaaagcaaaaaaaaaaaaaattaaaacaaaacaaccaaaaggTCTGAATCTTAGAAAAGCTCTGAAGTTTAAGGGTGATGCTTTCTGCAGTTAGGCAGGATGGATGTTGCCTCTGAGTGCATTTAATTAACTCCTGCCCGATCAGCAACATGGATACCTGTATCCAACGATCGCATCAACCATGACAGACTGAGACCTTGTCCCAACCTCTGTGATGGATACTAGGACTATTACACTGAGCatccatttgtctttcttttttgtaggaAAAGTGGTGGGAAGATCAACCTGAAACACCCAGGAAAATGCTGAGTCAGAGCCGGCGTGTTCTCCTGACCCGCCAGCTCCCTCACCCTTCTTTTCTTGCTTCCACTTTCACTTTTCTCTAGCGAATCCCTTCCGTTTAGAAAGACACGCCTTCTACTCTGCCTCGGTCTTGGACATTCAACTTCTATTTCCCTAGATTCACTTGTCAATAAAGTAAATTCTGTAGAAGCACTGTCTGTGTGTTTACTTTGGGACCAAGACGACATACAGATACAATATGCAGCACTGACCTGGCATAAACTTGGATGAAAAGACCAGTTTTTTGATGGAAATCAACCATGCAGTCACTATGGGATATGGAAAAATCCCTTCCCCCTCTCTTATTCTTGGAATTTCACTATGAATACTGAAGGATTTTAGCAAAAGGATCACATgctcataattattttataatatctattaTTTAAGTCATAGATCATGAATTATGGATTCTTCCCAATTTCAGGAAGAGTCTTTTTTATCAGAATAAAACATCCCCTGTGGACCacagttttcttctctctgtggGATGATGGACTTTATTACTACATAAGAGACACTGCACAGACATCACTATTTGGTTTCCCAGCAACATCAAAGGATCtaagagaaagaagtgaaaatatattcaataaataatgaagAGATGCCAAGTCTCTAAAAGCATGCAAAGAACGTAGTTAATGGACCTTAATTGTGGAATGAGAAAACCGGATGAAAGGGGAGAAATCTGAAGTCCCAGAGAAAGTCAAATTATACTCGTATGTACAAATAATTTGCTGGGTGCACTCACACAAAAGACCTCCTGAGAAGCCTTTACTGAAATACTAAATAACCATCCCTCCATCAGCGAACAGACACTCGCCAGGTGTCTACTGTGATGCAGACTCATTTTCCATGCTTGGCGGATGGGTGTGGATGGCGGTGAGAAAGgcgaaacaacaacaacaaagaaaaattactacCTTCGTGAAGTTTACCTTCCAGGAGGGGGAAATAGACAAAAGCAATAAACATAGTAAGTAACACAGTCATCCCCGGGGAGAGATGGTGGCCGATTGCGATACTaagtcagagggttaaggacttCTTACTGGGAAGGTGCACAGACAAGGGGTTTGTGGAAGAGCCAGAGGCGAAGCTCGAACACGGTCCTTAGGGCTAGAGCACACCTGATGTCTTCTGGGTTCAGCAAGGGAGCGATGGAGATGGAAGAGGAATGAGCGAGCGGGCACGTTACAGGTGACAAGGTCGGAGAGGGATGAGTACGAGCCACGAAAAATTCCTTTTACTCTGATTATTAAATGTGTTTCCTATAAATATTACGATCATGCTTCTGCTTTGCAAAATCTCATACTTTATGCACGTAGATAttaccctgtgtgtgtgtgtgtgtgtgtgtgtgtgtatgttctgtgacctacaccatagctcatggcaaggccggctcccaaccaactgagcgaggccagggatcaaacctgtcttcacagatactagttggattcatttctgctgagccacaatgggaactccccctttatgTTAATAATTGAAGAAGGCCTAACCaaactggggcgggggcggggggggggggtacctcTGATATTTAAGTAAAGAGCCTGGGAGTGGATTCAGTCAtgctagagaaaagaaataccTTCTGTCGGTCTCCCATAATTAAAGATCATTCCCCTTGCTGAAGAAAAATAACCACATGCTATATAATTAGGGTACAGTGATTATAAGAGGGTGGATCTTTGCATGACACTGACCAGAATGTGAGCCATGGCTCTGACACAAGCTCTGGGTTTTGAACAAGTCATCAGACTTCTTTGATTGtgatttgctcatctgtaaaatgtgggtaTTAGTATTTACCTCCTAGATGTATCGTGAAGATTAGGAAAATGATGCATGTAAGCCCTTGGTCTCTGAAATGTAGCAAGACCTCAAACATCAGTAACTTTTATTATTATGCTCTGTCATCAGTTTCAGCATTTTACTGTCTTTATAAAGCAGTGGTAAGGACATTTTGACCTCTTTCTGAGTCTTGACAGAGCTTTTAAAACATCTATCTTACGTTCAtctaacatttttgaaaatgcacatgaaatttttttttgttatttttatctgtGTACTACATTCCCTGCTCACTAGgggaaattaagcccttttcttctctttagctTCTACTCCCTGAAGTTCTTGAGCTATTCTATAGTCAATGTATAGAGCACGAAAGTGGTTTGATAAGTGAATTCTTACACATTTTTGAAATTACTACCTCTCTGCATGGCTCACTCCTCCTCTCTCCTGTTCAACTGTCCCCTCCGGCCAGGCCACTTTCCCGTCAGCTGGCCGCACACAAATTGCATTTCCACCTCTTTGCCCTCTCCTGCCTGGAATGCCTCTTGTGCCAGCTTCTGCCACTCTGCCTACCCTTTCTCGCTCGTAcaaatttgtcattttagggctgctgTTTATTTCAAGGCTTATTTCAGATACCGAGAGGAACTGAACAAAATACCATTGCTTCTCTTGTTCTGAGCAATTCTTTAGGTTCGAAAGGGAGACATAAAAAGCCAACCACAGACGATCAGCAGTCATACGCTTCTCAGAAAGAAGAGGCACATCAAATATACGCATCAACACTCAAAACACAGGAGCTCGGGTTCAGGGAGGGACACATTTTTCACACCTCAGTGAATACACACTTAAGATTTACgcaaattataatttgaaaattttacatcAAAAGAAAAGGGTGTAAACACACAGCGTGGCCTCAGCTATAAGATGCGTCGTGACGTTCTTAGAGGGGTGGGTACTGGTATCTGCCACTTGCTCTGAATGGCATCAAAGATGGATTAATGAAgagataaatggaaagatgtgGGAAAGAACGAGTATTCTACTATCCGAACACTTTCCTCTAGAAGATGGGCTGCACTATAAAGTTACTCTAATGTAGCTGTGTGTCTAATACCTTTCCTTAAAAATactgttaatgatttttattattttagatgatttttattttttcccttatagctggttgacagtgttctgtcaattttctactgtacagcaaggtgacccagccacacatacacacgcattcTTTTTGTCACGTTATCCtccctttttaattatttttaaaaggcagaaactCTGCCAATAGAAACAGATACTCATGATTCTGTCTCTGCCCAGGACAGAACATAATATTTCAAGAATAGTTTGTACTCTTCTCTTCCAAgcataaaaaaacaatttatatgATCTGAACAATCATTATACCTTCAGAAACAAAGGCATTATTGTCAAAACTAGGTCATACAAAACTTATAATCACTAACAACcctcaggcatttttttttcccacgcCAGCTGTTGCCAAGTCACATCTTTCTCagctcttctcctcctcctggttTCAAAGCTAAATTTCTTGCAACTATGATGTGGTGTGTCGGGGATTAGGTTTAAGAGAAGGGGACTTGACCGAGTACTTTTCTGTGCCAAAGTAAAGGTTTCTTGAAatggacatacacacacactcagagagagagacaaatgagAAGAACAAGAGAGAGCGATAAAAGACCAGAGAGAAAAGTAACTAAGTAAATACTGAAATAATCCACTACAAATAAAGTTAACCAATCCATTTACTATTTCTCATGTTCGCTGTGACAAGCACACACACACCGTCACATTTAAGTTTAGCAAAACAGCTGTGAAGTTGTTGCCCCATTGTATAAAAGAGAAGCCTGAGAGGGAAATGTACAAATCACGGGGCCTGAAGTCAGTGCATTTTAGAATCTGGACTCACGATGGTTGCGTCAACCCCGTGTTTCTAAACTACATTTCATACAATCATGGTAATTTGAGTGACTTGGATATAATCAGAAATAGAAGTATTCATAATTCAACAAAGGCTTGAGCAAATATGCAAAGAGGGTGACATGCATCTACCATGATATCTAGTTATATTAATTTTGCGATGAGGCTACAGCCCAAGCCTGAGGAGGCCTGTTTCAAAGCAGTTATGAATCTCGAAACAGGCATTTAGTCAAGAGTTCCCTGTGTCTaactttcctttttgtctttcccaGAGCAGGTAGCTGTGACTTTACAGAATTTTGGTTCATGACAGTTCTGCAGTCTCACTTAAGGGAAAATAAACTgaacatatttttccttctttagtttGAAAAGATTTCGACCTACCATAATAAAGAAAAGGTATCCTTGTTATCTCACTAAAGCTACCCATTAGATGTGATAACATTTGTATACTAAGGGAAGGCACATAATAAAGGACAATTTCATAAATTTTGGTATAtcgtgtttccattttcattgtctcaagtcccccccccccctctgATCTCTCCTTTGACTCACTGGTTTTTGGggaatgtgttgtttaatttccaaatacttgtgagtttttcagttttcctctgaTTGATTTCTAGTCCAATAGTATTGTGATTGGAAAAATATAataggatttcaattttttttaagtttgttaa comes from the Phacochoerus africanus isolate WHEZ1 chromosome 4, ROS_Pafr_v1, whole genome shotgun sequence genome and includes:
- the LOC125124392 gene encoding serine protease inhibitor Kazal-type 6-like; translated protein: LFCFLGLHLKPMEIDCSEFRDPKVYCTRESNPHCGSDGQTYGNKCSFCKAVVKSGGKINLKHPGKC